The Larimichthys crocea isolate SSNF chromosome II, L_crocea_2.0, whole genome shotgun sequence genome segment gcaaagatgcggcagcaacacccatcgacagcctcatagactgccatgttaaaaaggcggaaaattttctggaggaaagcagaagtaacgtttctctgaattgctgtagatggcacatttcttcatttatcgacacaaaacgactatgtagacaTTCAGGAAGGACTCAGGATGCTtaaagttaagccggttcaatgattggaaatacggtttggccagagatccttcctgttcgagggatggtctcagcattttctctctctttctgtcagcattcccaaccgacattctaacaggtgcagtaactgctctgctgattagagttggtcctggttgctcggcaaccttaagcctgcctgaaggaggatAGGGGGGAGGGgccggcaggcagaagccgagcggcggccataTTAGCAGTgattggcacttaatttgaacttgtctgtctaaaatgacagacagagacagcagagcagctagcgaaggagggaaggaagtaagtaagtaagtaaggaaggaaggaagaaaggaaggaaggaaggaagggaaaaaaaaacgatggaaggaaggaaggaaaaaatgacatgttaaaaatgactatttgaggtgtgctttttgaatgacctgacctgcagctcaccctggttgcttggcaacctcaagcctgcctttgactaacttttttgaaatatctgtatgatatcaatgactatcaagactacattttcaATGTCGGCccttttatccttgtctctcacagacacaaacacagacacatagatagagagacagacagacagacagacagacagacagacagacagacagacacacacagacaggacaagcacacatgcatgcacacacacacaaacaggacaagtctttcaaaataagagtcccttcaaaataattgaaaaagcaatgatgacacagcttgttgtattaatactgaatttactgagcagtgtcagtaataatgtatgggggcaacgaggccagagtcaggcacactcaaaatttctttagaaattttctagttacgTGTTATTATTACAAACTTATGGGTAAGTTGCTCATGGACAGGGTCTGCCTGTGACTTCTTAGAGCCCTATAGAGAGATTTTATTGCATGGGTTCAAACCATGTTTTAAGTGTATTCAAATCTACATGACAATTCCTTAAACTGAAGGTTTTTAGAGTTGAGCCTGTGCTACTACACAAGACTCACAGTGAAGTaatctatttttaatttcttgttttctcctAAAAAATCACCACTAAACCaatcaatgaaaaaataatcatagCATGGATGATAAATACTGAAATGGTCCGAATGACAACTTGACAACTTGACAAGTACATTCATTCAAGTATCACTAAGTATAACTTCGAGGCACTtgagtttttccattttatgcaactttatactTTACAGCACTACATCTCAGAGGCAAGTATTGTACATTTTCAGATTACAGTTTTTCAAATCCTTCCTCTCCAGTAAAGTCAAGTATATCAAGTTTTCCTTGAGTTGAGATAATTCCCAACTTCCTAAGTAGCtgtttaaaactatttaaaaccTCCTTATGGATtagctttaaaatgttgattgtGACATTGTCACAAAGCTCCAAGAAAACAGGTCTGTTTTTCTGAGCTCATGGAAAGCTTACTCTTTTAGAGTACGCGGCTCTCAGCGGTATCAGTAGTGCTACAAAGATTTGAAGATCAAATAGAATATCATGTATCGCTGTACATTAAACtagaatatataaaacatttcaaattaacTCAACCTTAAACAACTACAGAAGtaaagtacagtatgtacaaagatcatttttctgcataatgagtactttttagatactttaagtacattttgctgataatacttacatatttttacttaattaaaGTTCTGAATGCAGAACTTTTACTTGTAGCTGAGTATTTTTACAAAGAgatattagtacttttacttaagcaaaagatctgaatacttaTTGCACTACTGAGTATTTCTGTGTAGCAGCAAGGGAAAGAGGTATTAAGAAGAATAGTGATGACTGACGGTGTCAGGACACAGTCAGCCTCAGTTCACACTCAGCATTTAtgaagtgtcagtgtcagtgtaatCATTATTTTATACATGTGCAGTCATCTGACCACCATTTTGATTGTCTGGTCTCttcactgtgaaacattttcaaatcaatcaaaaaatgttcaagttaaacactgaaaacaacaatgcCATTATTTGTTAGTTTGTCAGTCACATGTACTTTAATCATCTAAGCATATTCAAGCATCATCagagatggaaaaataaaacttgcGAAACAGCTTAACAACAGAACTTGTGTGTTAATTGAGTAACACAGAACTATTCCACACTAATATTCTATTCCAATTTCCCATTTGGTTTCTATGCATTTTTCCATACAGTAGTTCAAATTGGGTAGGATCTCTCCTAGTATTTGGTTTAATGCAAATTGGTAAATGCTAGAATAAAATATTACCTTAATGTATGTgttcacaaacttttttttattgtgtatccaggttttttttttttaagttccaTTCCCGATGATCGAAAACATCGGCTTATTGTGGACAGAAGATCAAAAtgaaggtagaaaaaaaaaaagaaagaaagatgcatGTCCAAATTCATCCGCATTATTGTGGACATGTCCAGAGTGAGTGAGATTGGGTATATCAATTACAAGGTGGCTAGCAGGGGAGAGGAGCGGGGTTATCATTAGCAGGGACTGGCGCTGGCCTCTGGTAGTTCCAGTAATTACCTCACAAAGGGTGGTGCTTGCCTTCCCACTGCTTTTCCCACACTGCACTGCAGGCTCAGAATTCCAATCGGCCCCAGACCTGCAATCTCCTCGGTTTTAGACAGCAAATTACTGACAAGTCCCATTCTTCACAGCACTGTAATTGCTTTTTAGTGCTGTTTTTATTGAGGCAACCCCAACCCCCTTGCCCTTCCCTCAATAAAGCTAAGTCAGGGAAGGGGCGAAGGGTTAATATAGATAACATTAGTACCTAATTGGAAGGTCTCGGACCCCAGGAAAGTtctgccattttttaaaaactcttagCAGTTCTGGAGCGGACAtaactttgtgtttctgtattaGATCTATTTTGGAGTGATCAAGAAAGTTTTCTTTGAAATGTATAGCTAATTAGTTTCGATATTCGTTATGATGATACGTGCAAACTCTGCAATACTGCTTCCGCGTATGTCTGCTCCACAGACGTGATATCATTAAGGCTCTTCACATCCCATACAAAGAGAGGCACTGAGCATCTTGGCTACTCTACGACTTAAATCACTTCGTGTTGTCTTTCCCACCCCTGCGCATTACTCTCTCAATCTATTACTTTGTGGAAATCATTAGTCTCCATGTCAATACAAGCtcagagcagagaaaacatCTCATTATGGGACTTAAAGAGATCCGTAGCATTCTTGGCTCTGTCAAGctgttcttcctttcttcaATATAGTTACTTTCTTTTCACTCGGAGGACAAATTCTCAACGTTCCAATGCCGGACAACCAAACAGTTACCATTTGAAatggggaaaaagagaaagaatggaAAATGGCTGAGGGATTAGAGGATCTAAACAGGATAAAGGGATAGGAGATTCTTGGTGTGATCTAGTTTAGTTTGAAAGATGGAGAGTCTTAACAAGGATTTGAGACTTTAGAATTCATTGTGCCATTATTTCCATCCAGTGCAGTTTCAGCTAAATTGTTTGCCATTTTGTGGCCCTTTACAAGCCCATAGTTCTTCACATCTTTACATTAAAGTGTAGGcaaaatatttataattattgtGACATGATGTGATAAttaattgatcattttattCAGATGTATAACCATTCcagtttgtttcccagatatatgTTGCTAGATTTTATCTGGATGtgcacaaaatgtatttgagcTGTGGGAAACATCATTGCAACTTCACCTTCAAgggatttttttcttgtttaaacCGAACACAAAGATATCATAaggaaaatatcaaataaagaataaaatgtataatgcaAACATGAGTTAAATATGGTTTAAATGCTGCTCTACACACACTCCTGTTTTCTGTCCATGCATGAGACACGATTACATCCGGGCTTTATCAGCGGAGCAGCCCTAGGGCTACAACCTGCAATTGACTCGGGTAGCAACCTAATTCGCCTGTGCCTTTATGTGTCCATCTCCCTGTCAGTTTGAGCAGGTTGACACCTCTGACCCTGTCAGGGTGTCAAATAGCTTGTCAGAGGTCTTCAATAAAGTACAATGACAAGCCCTCTAATGCATCACCACACGAGTTCTAGCCAGAAATGAGAGGCTGTAGTCTTTCCAGCCTTAAGGCAGACAGGTGCGCTGtcaagcaacacacacaccaaacacacacaccaatcacacacacacacaaagaagtcCTCCCTATCAAAGCAATGACCAGTAGTACAACAGTATAGTATAATATCGATGACACTGTTTACATGTTAAATATCCACGTGAACATTtttgaagtaaacaaaacagcaCGATATTAAGGAGGAATGATCAGTTGTCAGAATTCTCATCATGTTTCTTGGCCTGTGATGAACACACTTGGACGCAATGTTTAACATGCTTCCAAATTCATTATTGAATCACTTAAGGATTATCTTTGAGGGGCTTACGTAACCAAGAGAGATCAGTTGTCAGTAGCAATAAAAAACACCCTACCTGGACCACCTTGGGAGCATGTAAGGCCTGTCACCATTAGGGCCTCTCTAAAGGGCCCACAGGGCCACTTACAATCAACTTATCAATGTCATGGATGCCTGAATGTTGGAAGAATGAGACAAAACTGTGTTACAAATCCTTGGCATCAACATGACAAGTGAAAAATCCCAAATGCCAAATCTGGACACCTACCTGGTTTTGATGCCACTGGTTTTGGTTGGTGCTGGTTGTCCTCAAGGCCCTGCTTCGACATGCTGTGCATTCCAACCAATTATCTACCCCAAGGTGCAACAGGTTCACACTTTAATCTTTGATGCCTTTTCCAATGGGATATAGCTGGATTTAAAACAGGGAACAGGGGTGGGACAACCCTTAAAAACCTGTATACATAGCAAACATGAATCAACTTCAAACCAACCCACTGAGGGAAACAAAAAAGTCTTTCAAAGAAATACCTTTATCCTCACTATTGTTTCATCTTGCAATGGCTCGTCATAGCCCATGTGGATGGTTGAAGCAAGTTTCAAAGACAGAGGAGCCGATGTAGCATCAAATATTACACCTTCTATGAACCCAAAGGACATTTggctggaggaggtggtgaaatGCCCTAAATGTAGGTCATGTAAAGGGTGCTGAGAATTTGAAAAAATAGAGCATGGTAACCTCACGTCCAACCGAGTCATCCTTTACCAGGAAATCCAGTTCCCTGGCATGGACGTTGTGTTCTATGTGTACCCTTACACCTTGCCAGTATATCCACATCCTGCAAGTGAGCCATTCCCATTCTTAATGGATCCCCCCTTCCCACACCAGAGGCCCCCATGTCCTTTCTGAAGAAGTGCGTCCCTGAAGAGCTTGTCTCAACCATCTGTCACGGATGTCCCAGGACATCTCCCATCAACCCCAATGGCTCCCACATACACTAGAGCAGACGTCATTACAAGAGTTACTAGTATTTGAATTGCATCATATGTACAGTGGCACAATCTTCAATGTTTTTTGGCACCAACGATGATGAAATTTGTATTGCACAAGTCTGGTTAATGCAAAAGAGGCATGGCTTATGAACTACatcatctttcattttcttgCTGTCCAAAGTTATGGTTTGCTATGCATTTCATACACTTAATTGCCATCCAATTTGATCACCTCATTGCCTTTGTTTCCATAAACCGTGCTGTCAAAATACATGAGAACCATCTTCATGCAGTAATGACTCAATATGGAATCAAACATTTCCGCATGTACCCGGGGCGGAGTGCAAAATGTTATGTAAATCCCCTTAACGACCTTTTCAGGCTGTCGACAATCACCATACAAAGGTGATTGGCAGCCGACACTGGTGCACATTTATCCTTTTGCCccagcctgtctctctctgtagcGCCCCCTACTGTGAGAGGCGTGGGGTAGGGTGCCCAATGGCACTTGTTGCCAATGGATAAAGCCAGCATGGATCCTCTCATGGCAACGATGCTGGTCGTTGTAATAATGTTCGGTTTGTTTCCTGCTTCACACCTCCTTTGGGATTTTGCCCGACCTATAATCCAGTACATGAGACGCAGAGGGAGGCATCCCATGCCTGTCCACCCGAGTTCCAGCACTGCTTAGCCCAAACCAGCCCCTTTGTACGATTCACACAGCAGTCTATTGGTTGCCTGTGGGCCATTTCATAATGTGAGTCTATTATcatgattattatgattattgaAACAACACACTATATACAGAAACTCCAATTTCCTCTAAAGTTCTTTAACATAATGTGAGGGCTCACAAAACTGAAGATAACACTTATTTCGTATACATACACACTTATGCGTACATTcgcattctctctctctcacacacacacacacgcacgcacacacacacacacacacacaccagatcaGCATTCCCAAGCCCCTTACTGAGCGTTTTTATCCTTGCTAGGCCTCGTCTCAGAGGGGAGTAAGGCCCCTACTGAGAACCTTACCCACTTCCTACTGCGAAGCCTGTTTGGCTCCTTGGCAGGCCTCCTCCATTCACAAACTACAAGCCTCATCAGCCTTAAATTTACTTTGATTTGGGCATGACTGACTCAGCGACTTGGATAACATCTCTCAGGTGATAATGTAGTACGTATACATTGGCCATTGATTTTCCAAAAGCATATTTTACCTGCAGAAAAGGGGGTTACTTCTTTGAAAATCCCAAGAGTCCTACTGTAGCGGTCCCCTCTGGGGTCACAGCCCCTAGGTGGGGATAGGTGTTCTGGGgacacatttaacacaaataaagaagggatttaaagaaaaaaaagtgtgtctgcgtgtgcgaatgtttgtgcttgtgtgggAGAAAGTTGTTAAGCGTGTATACAAGCGGTGCCATCgcaatttgtttgtgtttgtgtgtttgttcgtgtgtttggggggtgggtgggtgggggggtgtaATATATACACCCCCTACTGTCCTATTTCTAGTCCTCTGTCCACACATCACAGCTGTCAGTATCTAGTGAGATATGAAGCCGAAAAGGGGAAAGGAAGAACGAGGAGAGCCCTTCAAATGGATATTACTGTTGCGTTTGCCTGTTGAGCATGGAAAGGTGGATTTAGCCTTACCCCTAGGATCGTAACTGTATCTTCGGCTCACTACAGGGTACGTTATGAATGTATATTATGATAATGTCAACccaataaaatctgttttttatttatttattttttgcaaagaaattttttttaaaatctaaaaggGAGTCAACTACTATAAGAGATATTCTTTATTGTGGAGATTATCCAGCAGATCACTGAGCATTATGTCGGTTTCATGTATCTCATTTGAGTTCAAAGTGAAAATCTTAGAGGAAAACAATAACAATTTGTCTACAAGGGTTTTCAGCCTGTGGGCATAATATTCCAGAAAAGGGATTATCTCAGATTTCAGATATGTGAACTGGCTACAGCAGAAGAAACGGCAGTTATAAAAGATGATTTTGACAGGTTTCATCGCACGTGTTTGCCCTAAAGAATGTGATTctcagctcttctttttttaataagtcaTACACAGCAAAGGTGATGGACCAAAAATAAGGAGAGGAATGCAGTGTGTGGGCATTTTATTATGTAACTAACTTTGAAGCCAGTCTTTTGATATCTTTGTGCTCTTGTGTCAGAAATTACATCACTCCCCTTGATTCAGTACATGTCTTTAACACACTGAATCCATTGGGAAGTCCAGATCAAGATTAGTAAAATTGTTGTATGAATATTCCATGAAACATTGTCACTGCCACAGTTCAATTAAACTAACTATTATCcaattattttgctttattagTCCTGTTTATATATGGCCTGTAAGTGATAATAGttctcacttttattttctaaataaatagaTCCTGACAGCACTCACACCTTCACCCAACACTTCAGACACTAAATTCTAACTTAAGATTCACCATTGTGTTGTTTGTCACACAATACTAATCACGTTTTTGCCACTTTTGGATAAACATTagacacagacaaaataatATTCCACAGATAACTCAGTGCactgacacaaaataaaccTTTCTCTAACGGCTGTGTTGTCACATCTCAACACCTGCACCTGTGCTCTGTGCAAAGAGCAGCACTATGAGCGGGGGCGTACTGTTGATTCTTCCCAGCTGTATGAATGATCACCAAATAGTTTAGAGCTATAGTTAACTTCTTTTCTTGTTcaactgtctgtttttttgtttgtttgttttggtcgtTGTAGTATAGTTGTAGTATTTTGCATTGATTGGAGAATTACGGAACAGTGCCCATGTCTGCTTATGTTTTTCTGCAGTAATGTAACTGATACGgttaaaacataaaagtaaagaTGTTCCAATGATGAGTGAcagatttataataataataatgatatgaaaataataatgataaacaatgttttgtttttataagtTGGTGTTACATTCCAGTATTTTAGgagatatatttgttttatataatcaGAAGAATCAGATGTCACTTTCCAACCTTGTCAGTACTGCACAAACTTTGGCAAACGTCTAATTTACTAAACACTAGGTAGAGACAGACTGTACATACTGGTCTTCGTTTCTGAAAAGATAGAAACAGCCACAACTCAAGTGTAGATGTTGTGCTCTTCAAAATGCAACCTTTCCTAGAACTGACAAACTGTCTTGTCTTAAATTCACtaccctttttttaaatgttgaattgaTTTTGAAACGGTTTTATGAACACATAAATTGCAGAAGTCAAACCATGATGTTCACTAAAACTGCATGTGTCAGACTTTTTCGCCTGAAGACATCTGAGGCTTTATGTAACTTTTCGTGCATATACAgggtttccttttttctgtaGAAATCTTTTCTAAAGTTAAAACTATTTGTAATATACGTTTGGCAATGTACTCTAAGATCTTCTTCTCTAATTGTTTGAACAAAGTTATTTTGAGaggataaagacagagagaaagacatacTATAGATGCTGAGAGCTTTGTGACAGTAAATCAGGATTGAAAAGGATCTATGTTTGATTGtaacactgaatgaaaactTGCATCAGTTTAGTATTGAAAACTGAGTTAAATGTGTGAATCTACTAGAATCTAAACAACTGCTACTCTGTAAAcaccttccacacacacacacacacacacacacacacacacacacacacacacacacacacacacacacacacacacacacacaaagacagcagtCGCTGTGCTGTGAAAATATGCTGAAAGTGATCTCTCAGGCATTTGGCAGGGCAAAACCACAAATTATGGTAGCAGGGTGAAGTAGCATTATGAGCCTTCACTGTGTGGTCCATCACCAACTATAGACCTTTCTCCCCTCTTGCTGTTCTCTTCTGCCCTTCCGCCCTCCTGCTGCCCCCTCTGCTGGGGGTAGCAGGCATAGTTGACCCTGGTTAAAATTCAACTGGTCCAACAATAACATGGTCAGACTCTTGCTTAATGACCAGGCCATGGATCAAAAGGAAGTGGAAGTTGTAGagtttgaaaacaaacacctcTTTATATTTAAATGGACTTAACCTGTACAGTATGACAGATTACAGGGCATCACCAGGATGCTCCTTTGGTAATAAATGATTTCCACTTTATAAGCACCATCTAGAGTTTAGACAAGGAACGCACACCTATAATTCATTATGTTAAAGTATACCAGGAGCTTCCAGGACCCACTAAATTAATCCACATTAGACCTCAGATGCATGTAAACAGATTTAATTGTTCAAAAACCTAATTTTAGAAGTTTTAGATGTGTagtttatctctctctgtcatatATTCATTGAAATCGGAATATTATAGTGTTGCAAATTAGCTTCAGATATATATACAATCTATATCAATATATACAATGTGGGATTAGACTATTCAGTAAATAATcagtaaataataatgtgtcaATAAGCATAAAATATCCTGAATTACGAAACTATGCAGCAAAActatgaagatgatgaagaagaagttttttgtttgtttatttgttcagacTCACTTTTTgggtttgttgttatttatttagttagttagttagttagttagttagttagttagttagttagttaaaagGTCTCCTGAATACTCTTTCACTCTCCATGACAAATAAGCACGAGGGCTATgataataatatagtaataatCGGACCTGGAgttcaatattttattaaatattaacctTCAAGATCAATATTAATAAGCCTTTGCAGATATTAAACCTGCTTGTGAATGAGTTGCTTATTGTCTATGTGTATAAATAATTAATCTAATATCTGTGAATACACTATGTGGAAGACGTCCTTCTGTGTGCAAACACATTGTGTTATacacaatttattttataatgatttaatttaataatggTAATTAtctcttgagactgtggtggagaggaggatgctgaataatatatatatgaaaaagttatccatcatggacaatgagcaaAACCCTCTCCACCAgaacagtggacagacagcagagcaccttctcccacaggctgctacaaCTCCGCTGTCgaatctttcctgccacatgccatcacactgtatatttacagctaataaaataaataaaataaaaaattcaggtcataatttacagtcactgcacatttctcctttcttactttgcaccaaatcaacactgccaatttgctgtatatacttttgtacaatatgttttatttactattgctattttgatattttattatgtatagtctgttctttatatttttattcttaagttgtctatcatcactgtgtgtaatgcagctgctgcactgtaatttcctaGCTTggtataaataaaatctatctatctatctatctatctatctatctatctatctatctcaaaCAACGGATGCGTGTAATTCTCTCCTCGGCCACACGGGGCGACATCTCCCGGCGTGGCGATCACGGAAGTCTTGTCAAAGCGGAACCTCTGACGTGTCATGAAATCGCCATTTTCCTGAGGAAGGAAACGCCTTGAAGAAGGAAGCAAACACATCAACTGTGTACGTGAGTATGATACTCTTTAAATAAGACACCTTTATAGGCCGTTTTTACTGAATACAGTCGCACAAAAAGCTGCGTGTTTACAAAGCAAACCCGTGAGTGTGCCCGCGGCTCGGTTAGTCCGGAAGATGAAAGAGTGAGCACTCAACAGTGATTTTTGCTAAGAGACGGCTAACGCTAACTCCACCGATCAACTTATCTGACTTCTTCTGTTTTAGACTCGTTTAAGTTGGCATGAAACAAAAAGGGGCAACAAAAATCTAGTTTAAAACACTAAAGTTTCAGTAAACTGTCAATAAAAATCTGAACTGGTCGGACGAGTATTAGCATTGCACCTTTTAGGGAGCTAACGTTTGTTGATGCAAATGGGTCgggcaacttttttttttttttttaccaaaattGCCAAGTTTAGCGTCAAAGTGCTGCAGTGAGCCGCTTTTAAAAGGTAAAAGAGGTCTTACCTGTGTCTGCTTTTAAGATAACTAGTCCCATTTGTGACCGCAGCACTAAAATATAAACCAAGTTCGAGCATGATGCTTCAAATCCggatttaatctttattttggTTATGAAAACTTAAAGAGACAGGtttaaaatcagctgtttttctggTGCAGACTGAATGTTTTCTGTATATTCAATCAGAAAAGAGATGAGTGATGTTAAATGATCATGGGTATTTATTTataaggggaaaaaacagatatttagaTGTATTATATGTGATATAATGAGTATTTTAGAAGCACTCGTGTACATTTTGGCATGTTACAGCAGGAAGCTCACAGGTGATGGCCACATTCCTCCCACAGGAGGTCATgcgactgtgctgctgctgctgtcacttgTTACTCTTATTGTCTCTGAGGTatcactgttttattattattatttttttctgttgcgacaagtcaaaatgtctgtgccGTGCAGCCGGTCTCATGCCAAAAACCCAATTGGCACGAGACCGGTTGCACAGCAACATTTCCACACACTTGACGTAAGTTGTGTTCCAGAATAGAAGAGGAGGAAaccttcaacatttttttttttagtggatgTAGAAACTGCATTGCCTTCAGGTGCAGCGGTTTAATGTCTCGTGTCATGTTTGACATGCTTTTTCCGTGTCATCCTAATTCCAacaattgatttgtttttccacaggtttctctctcttttttttttgttgccaaaGGTAGGTTCCCATCACCGTTCGCCATGGGGAATATGTTCGCAGGGCTCTTTAAATTTTTCGGGAAAAAGGATATGCGGATCCTCATGGTGGGTCTGGACGCTGCTGGAAAGACGACGATTTTGTACAAGCTCAAACTCGGAGAGATTGTGACTACTATTCCCACAATAGGTACGGTAATGATGTTTTGCCTTGGGATTATTGCACGGCTGTGATGTGTTTACGTCACGCAATTTTCTTCTGTGTTCTGTGCCCTTATTGTTGTTATAGAGAACCTTTAAGCTCgttttttaatgttattgtttgtttttcttttaggttTTAATGTAGAGACCGTAGAATACAAGGGCATCAGTTTCACGGTATGGGATGTTGGTGGTCAAGACAAAATACGACCGCTGTGGCGTCATTACTTCCAGAACACACAGGGTACGTTCACTTGGGTCAAAACCTTAGTAGCTGCTACACAACTTCAAATTTCCtctgctttaatttaaaagatacaacatacatcacacacacactcatttcttCACGGTTTGCTCTTTCTCCAGGTCTCATCTTTGTTGTGGACAGCAACGACAGAGAGCGATGTGCGGAGGCCGCTGAGGAGCTTAAGAGAATGTTGTCAGAGGACGAGCTGCGTGATGCCGTCGTGCTA includes the following:
- the arf1 gene encoding ADP-ribosylation factor 1, whose amino-acid sequence is MGNMFAGLFKFFGKKDMRILMVGLDAAGKTTILYKLKLGEIVTTIPTIGFNVETVEYKGISFTVWDVGGQDKIRPLWRHYFQNTQGLIFVVDSNDRERCAEAAEELKRMLSEDELRDAVVLVFANKQDLPNAMNAAELTDKLGLHELRGRNWYIQATCATTGDGLYEGLDWLSHQLRNL